Proteins encoded within one genomic window of Bacillus sp. F19:
- a CDS encoding sugar phosphate isomerase/epimerase — MKIGLSSYSLFSEIQSGQMTIFDIINWIAEHGGEHIEIVPLGYSLVENPSLAEEIVQRAKEAGIEISNYAIGANFITNDEEAYQAEIMRVKKEVDIAHRLGVTLMRHDVAWRSILESSIMQYEEDLPRLVHACQEVADYAIQYGITTSVENHGFFIQASDRVLRLLDLVNRPNFKTTMDIGNFMCVDEDPIAAVKKNISHASMLHIKDFYLRPSDENPGEGWFQTTSGNYLRGSIVGHGDIPIRKILNIVKESGYDGYLSIEFEGMENSRKGSQISLDNVRRLWSEL; from the coding sequence ATGAAAATCGGGTTAAGTTCTTATAGTTTATTTTCTGAAATCCAATCTGGTCAAATGACGATTTTTGATATTATCAACTGGATAGCTGAACATGGCGGGGAGCATATAGAAATTGTCCCTCTTGGGTATAGTCTAGTAGAAAACCCAAGTTTAGCAGAGGAAATTGTTCAAAGGGCGAAAGAGGCAGGAATTGAGATTTCCAACTATGCTATTGGTGCAAATTTTATTACGAATGACGAAGAGGCCTATCAAGCTGAAATTATGAGAGTCAAAAAAGAAGTAGACATTGCTCATCGGCTTGGTGTTACACTTATGCGCCATGATGTCGCATGGCGTTCTATACTTGAATCGTCAATTATGCAGTATGAAGAGGATTTGCCAAGACTTGTTCATGCTTGTCAAGAAGTCGCTGATTATGCAATTCAATACGGGATTACAACCAGTGTAGAAAATCATGGATTTTTTATACAAGCGAGTGATCGTGTTTTACGTCTTCTTGATCTAGTTAATCGGCCAAATTTTAAGACTACAATGGACATTGGAAATTTCATGTGTGTTGATGAAGACCCGATCGCTGCTGTGAAGAAAAATATATCGCATGCTTCTATGCTGCATATCAAGGATTTTTATTTGAGACCCTCAGATGAAAACCCTGGAGAAGGCTGGTTTCAAACAACTTCAGGAAATTATTTAAGAGGATCTATTGTTGGACATGGAGACATTCCAATTCGGAAGATTCTAAACATAGTCAAGGAATCCGGCTATGATGGCTATTTATCAATTGAGTTCGAAGGGATGGAAAATTCCAGGAAAGGTTCACAAATTAGCTTGGATAATGTTCGTCGTTTATGGAGCGAATTGTAA